ACGGCCGTACCTTCTTGTAGGGCCGTCTCCTTCCGGGTTCCATGGGGCTGTTCGACAGTATCAGGAACGCCGTCGGCGGGTCGGCCGACGACGACGGCGACGACGCGTCGTCGCTGCTAGACAGCACCACGCTCGACCCGACGGACTTCCGCACGCGGGCCGAGTCGGTCGCCGAGGCCGACGGTCTCGACTTCTCGCGTGGATCGCTCGCCCACCTCGAGACTCACGTGGCGTCGCTGTCCGACCCCGAGACGGCCGACGACGTGGCTGCTGCGACGACGTACGCGGATCCGGCCCTCCGGTACGGGAGCTACTTCGGCGAGGTGCTCGTTCGCGCGTACGACGGCGCCTGGACGCGCGACGAGGGCTGGGGGGTCACCGTCGCCGGCCCCGACGACGAGGTGACCGTCGCCGTCTTCGACGTCGCCGCCCGCTCGCTCGACGGTGACCCGGTGTTCGCGGCCATCGTCGAGCGTCTCGAGGCGGAGCTCGCGCTGGGGGCCGACGCGAACGCAGACGGCCCGTCCACGGCACCCGAACCCGAGGCGAGTGCCGACGAGGGGGCGAGCGATCCGGCGGCTGTCCCGGAAGCGGACACCGAGGACGCCGCGGCCGCTGGTGACGACGCGTCCTCGGGACACCCCTCCGGGGAACCGGAACCCGACACGGGGACCGACGTTTCGGACCCGGAGGACGGTCCTCCGGGCGAGGCTGACACACAAGCGAATGCCGCCGACCCGGAACCGGACCGGGACGCCGACGAATCGGCTGCCGCCTTCATCGCCGAGGCCGAGTCCGACGCCGCCGAGGCAGGCGACGACGAGGCCGTCGAGACGGCCGGCGCTTCGGCCCCCTCCGCCTCCGAGGGGGCTTCGGGTGGCGGCATCGACCTCGGGAACGACGCCCCGGCCGCGGAGCCGTCAGGGCCCGCGGACGCACCGGACGCCGAGGACCCTGACCCGGCCGCGGGCGACGGCCTGCGGGCCGAGTACGCCGAGACGGCCCAGGAGTTCGCCGCGTTCTGGAGCGAACGCGACCTGGACTTCGAGCCCGACTCGCTGTCCCGACTCGACACGCTCGTCGACGGCGAGTGGGACGCCGGGCGGTTCCGGGACGCCACGTTCGGCGCCGACGACGACTTCGACGACCGGGCCTTCACGAGTCTCGTCACCGAGCTCGGGAGTTACTTCGGCGAGGTGCTGGTGCGCACGGTCGACGGCGAGTGGACCGAGGCGACCGACCACAGGGCGGCCGTCGTCGTCGCCACCGACACCGGGGCGCTCGCGGTCCCCGTGTTCCAGGTCGCCGAGAACTCGCTCCGACAGACCGCTGTCTTCGAGCGGAGCTACGAGGCGCTGCTCGAGGACATCGGCCGGGACGACGTCGCGTAGGCCGCCGCCACCCCGTACCCGTATCCTTTTGCTACTGGCATCGCTCGTACCCGACGTGGTACTTGGACCCGTCACACCGGGCATGGCGTTCGTGTTCGTCGTCATTCTGGCCGCGCTGGTGCTGTTCGCGACGGAGGCGCTGCCGGTCGACGTGACCGCTATCGCCGTCATGGTCACGCTGATGCTGGTCGAACCGGTGACCGCGGTCGCCGCCGACGCCGGCCTGCTGGCCGGTCCGATATACGTCCTTCACCAGCCCGGTGACGGCGTCTCGCCGCTCGCACGCGGCCTCTCCGGGTTCGCGTCGACGGCCACGATAACCGTCCTCGCGATGTTCATCCTCTCTGACGGCGTCCAGCGGACCGGCATCGTCCAGATGCTCGGGCACCGCCTGGCGACCCTGACCGGCGAGGACGAGTCCCGGCAGCTGGGCGCGACCGTCGGCCTCGTCGCGCCCATCTCCGGGTTCATCAACAACACCGCGGCCGTCGCCATCCTGCTGCCGATGGTGACCGACATCGCCCACAGCGGCAAGGTGTCGCCGTCGAAACTGCTCCTCCCGCTCTCGTATGCCTCGATGTTCGGCGGCATGTTGACCCTCATCGGGACCTCGACGAACATCCTCGCCTCCCAGATCTCGGCGGAGCTGCTCGATCACCCCTTCGGGATGTTCGAGTTCACGCAGCTGGGCGCCGTCGTCACCGTCGTCGGCGTCGTCTACCTGCTGACCGTCGGGCGCTACCTGGTGCCCGGCCGAATCGACGTCAAGGACAACCTCACCGCCGAGTTCGAGATGGGCGAGTACCTCACCGAGGTGGTCGTCCGCGAGGACTCCCCGCTCGTCGGCGAGACGGTCCAGGAGGCGCTGGCCGAGACGGAGTTCGACGTCGACGTCGTCCAGCTGGTCCGTGGCGGGCGGACGTTCCTCGAACCGCTCGGCCCCAAGGGAATCCAGGCCGGCGACGTCTTCGCGGTCCGGACCGACCGGGACACCCTGGTCGAACTGCTCGACGCCGAGGGGCTGGACCTCATCCCCGAGGTGCAGGTCGACGACGAGGAATTAGAGAGCGCGAGCGAGCGCCAGAACCTCGTCGAGGTGGTCGTCGCACCCGGGTCCTCGCTCATCGGGCAGACGCTCGCCACGTCGAACTTCCGCCAGCGCTACGACGCGACGGTGCTGGCTCTGCGCCACGGCGAGGAACTGTACCGCCGCCGGATGGACCGGGTCCGCCTGCGCATCGGCGACACGCTGCTTGTCCAGGCGACCCCCGAGAGCATCGACCGCCTCAACGTCAACCGCGACTTCATCGTCGCCCAGGAGGTCGAACGCCCCGACTTCCGGCGCGAGAAGATCCCCGTCGCCGTCGGCATCGTCGCCGCCGTCGTCGCCGTCGCCGCGCTCACGCCGATCCACATCGTCGTCGCCGCGCTCGCTGGCGCCGTGGCGATGGTCGTCACGCGCTGTCTCGAACCCCAGGAACTGTACGACGCCGTCCAGTGGGACGTCATCTTCCTGCTCGCGGGCGTCATCCCGCTTGGCGTCGCTCTCCAGGAGACCGGCGGGGCGGACCTGCTCGCGGACCTCTTTGTCCTCGCGGCCCCCGGCCTCCCGGCCATCGTGGCGCTCGGCCTGATGTACGTCGTCACCGCGCTGCTGACGAACGTCATCTCGAACAACGCTTCCGTCGTGTTGATGATCCCCGTCGCCGTCGAGGCCGCCCAGCAACTCGGCGCCAACCCCTTCGCGTTCGTCCTCGCCGTGACCTTCGCCGCCTCGACGGCGTTCATGACCCCCGTGGGCTACCAGACGAACCTGCTGGTCTACGGGCCCGGCGGCTACCGCTTCACCGACTACCTGCGGGTCGGTGCCCCCCTCCAGGCTATCTTCGCCGTCGTCACGACGCTCGGTATCGCCTTCTTCTGGGGCCTCGCTCCCGCGTGACACAGGCGGCCCGGCAACGAAACCCTTTACTCCGTGACCGCGGGATACTCAGACGCGGGACCGTGGGTTAGTGGTATACTCCGGGCCTTGGGTGCCCGTGACCCCGGTTCGAATCCGGGCGGTCCCACTCCACCTTTTTCTGCGTCGGGTTCGCGCTTCGCGCGAACCACTCCTTGAAAAATCTGGACCAAAAAGGCGGAATCGTCGCAAAGCGGCGATTCCGTGAAACCGCTCGCTTCGCTCGCGGTACAGCTTCTCGGTTGGGTGTCGGTCAGAAGCGTCTGTCATATCTATGGGCCGAATCTCTAGGCTACCACACGGCAATTCCACTGTGGCTGTCCTCACTTCCGGAATTGATCAGTACAGACGGTATGCTACTGAGTTGAAACAAGCGCCCACGTGTTGAACTGAACCTCCCATCTGAGCGCTCCATCCCACCCCACGTAACGCTGATTATCATCGACAGATTGAATAGGAAATAAAATAGTTCTGCTGTGTACGTGACGGTGGATAATATACTGGGGGCCGACGATGCCGTCTCGTCGGTTATCTCTGTCGTCCTCATGGTGGGTATCGTGGTGATACTGGGGGCCGTCGTCTCGGTGTTCGCGCTGGGGATCGGAGAGAGCGTCGATAGCACCGCTCCAAGTGCGTCCTTCGAGTTCAAGATCCTGGACAACGGTGACATGCAGGTCACCCACGCGAGCGGTGACACGCTCGACGGGGGCCAGTTGCGGTTCGCGGGTGCCGCACTCGAAAAAACCTCGTTCGGTGGCATCAGCGAGTGGAGTGGGAAGGTTAAAGCGGGTGACTCGGCGACGGTCAACGTCAAAGCCGAAGAGACGCTGAGACTCATCTGGCGGTCGTCAGCAGGCGACGAGACCGCCACGGTTGCGGAGTACGAGGTTCCGGACGACGCAGGTCCCTCCGGGGCAGTCAGTATCGGCACCGTACAGTCCGTCACCGACGAGGTTTCTGTGTCGGTCGGCACACTGAGTAGAATAAGTGGAAACGCAAACCTCGTGGTCGAAACAGCCGGTGGCGCTAAGACATCACAATCGGTCAGTTCGGGGGCAACGCCGACCGTGTCGCTCTCGGTTGACGAGACTGAAACCGTGACGGCGACGCTGTACGAGAGTGGTGAGACCGGCGAGATTGCATCTGCTTCGGACTCGCCGACAAAACAGGCGTCAATTGGCAGTGTTGACGCAACGGGTGCCGCCGCTAGTAACGGTGACGTTGCTGTTAACAACATACAGTTCAACGGGGTGCAAAATGACAAAGTCTACGTCGTCATTGACGATGACCCGACGCAAGGAAACGGTGACGGTGACGCGCAACCAGTAGAATTTTGGGTTTCGACTTACGGTGGTTCTGTGACGAAGTCCGTTCAGGATTACTTCATCGCTGATGGTGAGACAATCACGGTGACGGTGTACGAAACCGATAGCAAATCGACCAAACTGAAAACCGCCACGGCAACGGCGACGGACTAACTGAGGGAGAGTCTCGTAGTCGTTCATAGACGCGCTCTTGGGAGTATCGAACATCTTAAACGGTCGGACGGCTTGTTCGTTCCGACTGGCTAGGATGAATCTTGATCAATTTTTGTGACTGTGTAACAGCATCTTGAAGCCCAGTCTCGTTATGTGACTTGAGTCTTGAGACCCAGGGCTAGGATTCGTTCAGCTTGCCGATAAACTGACCAATTAATTTGGTTCAGACTATCTGCAACCGATTCCCTACGTGGCGTGTCTATGCCAGCACCTCTTTACTTGGATTGAACGACTGAACACTGCTACGAGCGACCCCACCCCATCGTTTCACGGCCGAACCGTTCGCAGTCCCCGACTTCGACTGGAGCGAAATCCACTTTCGCCCCGGCTTGCGAACCTTCTTAGGTCATCGGGCACAACCACTGTCCACTCAGATGGCGACCGCCGAGAACACCGAGCTCATCGACCGCTTCGAGGAGTTCTACCGCGACTACTACCGCAACGAGATCGGTGAGCTCGCACAGAAGTACCCCAACGACCAGAAGTCACTCTACATCGACTGGCAGGACCTCTACCGGTTCGACCCGGACCTGGCCGACGACTACCGCACCAAACCCCAGCAGCTCCAGGAGTACGCCGAGGAGGCGCTGCGCCTGTACGACCTCCCGGTCGACGTCTCGCTCGGACAGGCCCACGTCCGCGTCCGCAACCTCCCCGAGTCCGAGGACATCCGCGAGATCCGCCACCAGCACCACGGCAACCTCATCAGCGTCCAGGGCATCGTCCGCAAGGCGACCGACGTGCGGCCGAAGGTGCTCACCGCCGCCTTCGAGTGCCAGCGCTGTGGCACCCTCACCCGCATCCCCCAGGCCGCCGGCGACTTCCAGGAACCCCACGAGTGCCAGGGCTGTGAGCGCCAGGGCCCCTTCAGACTCAACACCGACCAGTCGGAGTTCATCGACGCCCAGAAGATCCGCGTCCAGGAGTCCCCCGAGGGCTTGCGTGGCGGCGAGACCCCCCAGGCCATCGACGTCAACATCGAGGACGACATCACCGGCAACGTGACCGCCGGCGACCACGTCCGCGTGACCGGCGTCCTCAAGTTAGACCAGCAGGGCAACGACCGCGAGAAGTCCCCGATGTTCGACATCTACATGGAGGGCGTCAGCGTCGAGATCGAGGACGAGCAGTTCGAGGAGATGGAGATCACCGAGGAGGACAAGAAGGAGATCGTCGAGCTCTCGAACGAACCCGACCTCTACGAGAAGATGGTCGGGGCCATCGCGCCCTCGATCTACGGCTACGAGAAAGAGAAGCTCGCGATGATGATCCAGCTGTTCTCGGGGGTCACCAAGAGCCTCCCCGACGGGTCGCGCATTCGTGGCGACCTGCACATGCTGCTTATCGGTGATCCGGGTACAGGGAAGTGCGTCAACGGCGATACTCGCGTCACGCTGGCCGACGGACGTCGGGTGCCGATTCGAGACCTCGTCGAATCAAACCTACAGGACCCGAAACCGGTCGACGACGGCGTGTGGGACGACGTCGACTTCGAGGTCCCCTCGCTGCAGCCCGACGGAACTATCGCGAGCCAGCGGGCGACGAAAGTCTGGAAACGCGAAGCGCCGGAGTACCTGTATCGGATCCGGACCGCGACGGGGCGCGAAATCGAGGTAACGCCGTCTCATCCGCTGTTCGTCCGGTCGGACGCTTCTTTCGAGGCGAGGACGGCAGAGGACCTCACGGAGGGTACCTTCGTTGCAGTCCCACGCAATGTCCCGACCGACGGCACTGACCAACTGTCCGTCGAGCACCGGACGTCGAAGTCTCACAACCGAATCGACCTTGACGTACCGGATACGTGGACGCCCGGACTCGCACGTCTCGTCGGGTACATCGTCGCCGAGGGCTACGTCGAACAGCGCGCCGACAACACTGGCTTCGTTTCGATCACCAACAACGACCGCGAGGTCATCGACGACGCGACCGCCATTCTGGAGACGCTGAATCTCAACGTTACCGAGCGACACCCACACGAAGGTAAGGACGCGACCGAACTGATGTGTTCGGCCGGCGAGCTGGTGAGTTTCCTCGCGTCGCTGGACGAGTCACTCCTGTCGCCGTCGACCGACCGCCGTGTCCCACCGGCGGTGATGGGGACGAGCGACCGGATTACGGCAGCGTTCCTGCAAGCCTACATCGAGGGTGAGGGACACGTGTCTGGGTCCCAGCGGGAGATTACGGTCGCGTCGACGAGCGAGGAACTCCTCGAAGACGCCCGCTCGATGCTCCTGTCGCTGGGCATCGGCTCGCAGTTACAATCTCGCGCCAACGGGAGCTATCGCCTGCGAATCTCTGGGGAGTCCTTCGCCCGATATGTCGAGCGTATCGGATTCATCACGGAGCGCAAGGCAGATGTGGCCGGGAAGTTCGACCATACGTCGGGCAACACGAATCTCGACGTCGTCCCGAACGTCGGTCCGGGACTGCGACGTATCCGCGAAACCCTGGGGCTCCCGCAGGCAGAGTGTGGGCTTCCACGCTCCACGTACCAGCATTACGAGCGCAGTCGTCGAAACCCCGGGCGTGAGAGCCTTCAGTCCGTCGTCGAGGCGTTCGAAGGACGACTGAACGCGCTCGAATCGACAGGTGTCGACGACGACGGCGCGATTGCAGACGGTGGTAGTCTCGATGCAGTCCGACAGGACGTCAGTGCGCTTCGTTCGCTCGTTGAGGGCGACGTCGCCTGGGACCGGATAGTGTCGATCGAGGCATTTGAACCCGACGAGGAGTGGGTCTACGACCTCGAGGTCGAGGGAACGCACAGCTATCTCTCGAACGGCGTCGTGTCCCACAACTCGCAAATGCTGTCGTACATCCGACAGATAGCCCCACGCTCCGTCTACACTTCTGGGAAAGGGTCCAGCTCGGCCGGCCTCACGGCGGCCGCTGTTCGCGACGACTTCGGCGACGGCCAGCAGTGGACCCTCGAAGCGGGGGCGCTCGTGCTGGCCGACCAGGGCATCGCCGCTGTCGACGAACTGGATAAGATGAGCCCGGAAGATCGTTCGGCGATGCACCAGGCGCTCGAACAGCAGGAGATCAGCATCTCGAAGGCGGGTATCAACGCCACGCTCAAGAGCCGGTGCTCGCTGCTGGGCGCGGCCAACCCCAAGTACGGTCGGTTCGACCAGTACGAACCCATCGGCGAGCAGATCGACCTCGAACCCGCGCTCATCTCCCGGTTCGACCTCATCTTCACGGTCACCGACCAGCCCGACGAGGAGGCCGACCGGAACCTCGCGTCCCACATCATCCAGACGAACTACGCGGGCGAACTCCACACCCACCGGACCGAGAACGCCACCTCGAACTTCACCGAGGAGGAGGTCGAGACGGTCACCGAGGAGGTCGCGCCGACGATAGAGCCGGATCTCCTTCGCAAGTACATCGCCTACGCGAAGCGCAACTGCTTCCCGACGATGACCGAGGAGGCAAAGGAGCGCATCGAGGACTTCTACGTCGACCTCCGCCTGAAAGGGCAAGACGAAGACGCGCCCGTCCCGGTGACCGCGAGGAAGCTCGAGGCGCTGGTCAGGTTGGCCGAGGCCTCGGCCCGGATTCGACTCTCCGACACCGTCGAGGAAGACGACGCCGAGCGGGCGGTCGACATCGCGCTGTACTGCATGAAACAGATCGGCATCGACCCCGAGACCGGCGAGTTCGACGCCGACGTCGTCGAGACGGGCACCTCCAAGACCCAGCGCGACCGCATCCAGAACCTCAAGGGCATCATCGCCGACATCGAAGACGAGTACGACGAGGGCGCGCCCATCGACATCGTCGTCGAGCGCGCCGAGGAGGTCGGCATCGAGGAATCGAAGGCCGAACACGAGATCGAGAAGCTCAAGCAGAAAGGCGAGGTCTACGAGCCTCGGACCGACCACCTCCGGACGACATAATGGACCGCATCTCCGCCCTGCGGAACGTCGAGGAGGCGCTCGCGACCTTCGAGGACGGCGAGTGCTCGCTGTCCGACCTCGAACGCGACGTCCGGGGCATCCTCCGCACCTACGCCACCGACTTCGAGGGCGACCTCGGGGCCTACCGGGCGTCCGGCACCGGCGCGGCCGACGGGCTGGTCGTCATGGCGCCCTCCGAATCGGCCGCCCGCGAGCGGGTCCGGGCCCTCGTCGACGACCCCGGGGAGTTCTCGGTCAGCCAGGTCCGGTGAGCCGCCGGGCGGGCACTCACCCGATATTATTCGGAGGAAGATAGCATAATTTTAGTTCTAGCAATGGCTGCAACCGACCGATGCTGCTGGTCGTCACGTACTCGCGGGCCGCCCGCCGGGACCTGCGAAACGTCTGTCGGCGACACGAATCGTGTGTGGCCCAGCAACTCGGGCGGGCGGCGCTGTTCGAGGGGACCGAGTTCGGTGCGTTCCAGGCGCTGCGCCTCCGGGAGAAACACGATCTGGCGGTCAGGGTCGAGCGGCTCGAGCCGTTCGGGCCCGAGGACGTCCCGGCGCATGTGGCCGAGGCCGCACGCGCGTACGAGCAGCGCACGGAACCGGCGACGCCGTACGAGCGGTTCGCGGCCGGGCGTGACCTGCCCGCGCCGGCGTCGATGCGGGAGGAACCGCTGTGAGGCTCCGGGTCGACGGGGCCTGTTACGAGGGCTGTGTCGTCGACCTCCGGGCGAGTGACGTCGAGGGCGCCGCCGTCGCGCGTGCGGTGCGCGGGGAGGCCCTGACGCCGTCGGTTTCCCCGACCGCTACGGCGGCAGTCTATCGCTACGCGGGCCACGTCCGGCCGGGGATGGGCCTGCGGACCAGGACGGCACTGGCGGCGGCGGCCCGGTCCCGCGGCGTGACGGCGCCCCAGGACGACGCGATTGCAGACCTGCGGGCACGGCTCGCCGACCTCGACGCCGACCGACCCGACCTCCCGGCCTGCACCGACCCGGTCCCCGAGGGGGCCCTCAGGGAGCTCGAGGAGGCCGTCGCGACACACCGAGGACGCATCCGGGCCCACGAGCGACTCCCTGGAGGGGACGCAAGCGAGCCACGCGAGGACCTCCGGGCGGCCGCGCGGCGCCTCTCCGAACGCGAGACCGAACGGACCGCTGCCCGGCAGGCCCGCGAGCGACGGCGCGATGCTGCCCGCGGGTACCGCCAGCAGCTGGAGCGGCGCCGGCGCCTGGCAGACGAGCTGGCGAACCGCCAGCGCGAGGCCCGTGCGCACCTGGTAGAGTCACTCGAGGGCAGGTTTCGCGCGTCGCTCGCGACACTCCCCGGCCCCACCCCCGAGGACCCCTTCGACGCCCCGCCGGTCGACGCGGCGCTCGCGGTACTTCGGGTCGCCCGGACCGAGGCACCGGTCGTCCTCGAGGTCGACCGGTTCGCCACTCCGGTGGCCGCCGCGCGGCAGCTCTCGGCGCCCGTGATCCGGTGCTGAGGTTTAAATCCGAACGGGCGACCACCCGGCGTATGGTCACGTTCGCAAGCGAGTGTACGACTCGGGAGGGCGTCACGCTGGTCACCGCGGCGCTGACGGATGTCGCTGTCCCGACCAGGGTCACCCTCGCGAACCGACTGGACGGGCCGGTCTGGCCGCCACGTCGGGAGGGTCTCCCGGCGTGTGGCTGGACCGACACCGGGTTCGAGGCCGTCGTCGGCCCGGGCCGGCACGCCTTCGGCTACGCGTCGCCAGCGCCCCCGGCGGACCCGGCGGTCGAGCTGGTCGAAGCCAGACCAGCGCCCGACGCCGAACCGACCCGTGACGTGGCACAGACGCCCGAGGCTGTCTGCCGGGACCTCGGCGACCCGTCGCCGCCCGCCGACGCGCTCCCGGCCGTGGCTCTCGCCGGCGACGAGACGAGTCGCGAGGCCGCGGACGCCGGCGATGCGGCCCACGATCTCCCGGCCCCTGTCGCCGGATTCTTCGAGGCGGCCGAACGGCGGGTCCACAGCGCCGAGGCGCTGGCGGAGGCCGAGACGCTTGCGGCGGCGACCGACGCCGTCCGCGACGCGGGCGGGCTGGACGACGTGTACCGCCTCGACGACCGCCAAGGAGTGGACGTCCGGACGCTCCGGGCTATCGCCCGGCGCGCCGAGGCCCTCGCAGAGCGACGGGCGGCGGCGACGGTCCCGACCGACTCCCTCGAAGGGCTCGCATGATTCTGACCGTTACCGGCGGCAAGGGCGGGGTCGGGAAGTCGACGGTCGCCTACAACCTCGCGGCGACACTCGACGGTGTCGTCGTCGACGGCGACCTCGCGATGGCCGACCTCCCGGCCGGTCGCGGTCCGAACCTCCACGACGTGCTCGCCGGCCGGGCGGCGCCGCTCGAGGCCGTCTCGGAAACGGGCCCGGTCGCGGTGGTCCCGTGTGGCCGGTCCCTCGCCGGGGCGCGGGCGGCCGACGTGACTGCACTCGGCGACGTGCTGGCGACCCTCGAGCGGACGGCTCGCTGGGTCGTCGTCGACTCGCCGGCCGGCCTGCAGGCCGACGTCGGCGTCCCGCTCTCGGTCGCCGACGCCGCAGTCCTCGTGACGGCGCCGGACGCCGCGGCGCTGGCAGACGCCCTGCGTGTCCGCGCACTCGCCCGCGAGCTCGACACCGGGCTCTGCCGGGTGGTGCTCAACCGCGCCGGCCCGGACCCGAACACGACGGCCGTTGCCGACCGCTTTGGCGCACCCGTCGTCACCGTGCCCGAGAGCGACGCTGTCGAAAGCGCCCAGCGGGCCGGCCAGCCGGTCTGTCACACGGCGCCCGATTCCTCAGCGGCCGACGGCTTCCGGGCGCTGGCGGCCGCCGTTCAGTCCTGCAGGTCGGTGTAGGTCCCCCGCAGGGTCACCGGCGTCACGTCGGCCACGTCGGCCGCCTCGGCCTGGGTCAGATCGACGTCGCGCTCGCCGGCCGCAGTGTAGAGACACGCCGCCGCCACCCCGGCGGGGTTCCGTCCGCCGACGAGCCCGCGGTCGCGCGCCTCGTCGACCAGTTCCTCCGCCCGTTTTCTGACCGTCGTGGGTAATTCGAGTTCGGTCGCGAACCGCGGGACGTACTCGCGGGGGTCTATCGGCCCCGTCGGGAGACCCAGCTCCCGGTTGAGCGCGTCGTAGGCCGCCCGGAGTTCCGCATCGTCCGCGCGGGCGACCGCACAGAGCTCCTCGACGGTCCGTGCGAGGCCTTCGGTCCGGCAGGTGGCGTAGACGGCGGCTGCAGCGAACCCCTCGAGGGAGCGCCCTCGCAGCAGGTCTGCCTCCTGGGCCGACTCGAAGAGGACGCAGGCCCGGTCCCGAACGGCGTCCGAGAGGTCGAGCGACCCGACGATACGCCGTATCTCGGTGAAGGCGTACACCTGGTTGCGCTCGCGCTTGGATCGGACCTGTGCGCGATTGTGCTCGCGGCGGAGTCGCGCCAGCTGCCGGCGCTTGCGGCCCTTGACCCTGGTCGATCGGCCGATCTCGGTCGAGAGCCCCCGGTCGTGGCGCGACCGGGTCAGGGGCGCCCCCGTCCGGGCCCGTTCGGTGTCGTCGTCTTCGAATGACCGCCACTCCGGCCCGCGGTCGATGGGATCCTCGCCGACGACGAGGCCACACTCGGCACAGACCGCCTCGTGACCGTCCTGCTCGACTGCACACTCACACTCCGGGCAACGTCGCGTCGTTGCGCTCATCGTATCTCGACCTACGGCCGGAGGAGTGGTTAAAAACCCGATGGAGATCCGGGTCTCGGGCCGGATTCGGCCGATACTACCGACCGGTTACCGGTCGGTTCCTGGCCGGGCCAGCGCCGTCGGCCGCGCTCGCAGCACCACGCTTAAATTCCAGGCGTGGCGAGGTGAGTACAATGGGGCTTGCCGACATCGCAGCGGGGCTCGAGGTGACCGAGTCACAGCGCGAGACCGGCGTCGCCGCCGTCGACGAGACGGACGCGTCGCTCGCCGGCCGACTCGACCCGGTGGCCGACAGTCTGCCGTGTTCGCCGGCCGCAGCAGCCACCGTCGTCGAGGCCTACGCCGCCGGCAAGAGCGTCGGGGAGAGCGGCCACGCAGCCGGCGTCCCACCAGTCACCGCCGCGAAGACGCTCCACCTGCTCGGCGAACAGGTCACGCCGCTGGGCCCGCGCGGGCGCGATATCGTGGCCGACTGGCTGGTCGGCGACCTCTCCCGGAGCGAGGCCCTGACGCTCTCGGGGGCGACCGACGCGGAGTTCTCGCTTGCGGTCTACGTCCAGACCCACGACCCGCTGCCCGAGGCCCGCGACGCCGTCGAGGGGGCGCTGGCGACGGCCCGCGACCGGGACCCGCTCGCGGACACGATGAGCGACGTCGGCGAGTTGCTGTGAGCGGTCCCGCGCAGGACGGCAGCGGGCCGGCGCGGCGGTCAGAGGGCCTGTCACCGCTGGACCACGTTTAAATCCCCTGCCCGCAAACCGACGGCTATGTCGGCCTCGGAACTGGCGGCGGACGTCGCGAAAGCGCTGGACGTGAGCAGGGACGAGTTCCGCGACCGGGCCCGGGCGGAAGCCGAGGACCTCGTGTCCGAGGTCCGGTCGGGCACCTTCGACAACTCGGAGGCCATCGTGGGACTCGAACTCGAGCTGTACGCCGTCGACGACCAGACCAACGCGCTGCGGCGGGTCCCCCGCCAGCTGCTGGAGCTCATCGGCTTCGAGAAGGAACTGGGCTTGCACAACGCCGAGATGCAGACCAGTCCCCAACCGCTGAACTCCCACGGGCTGGTCGCCCAGGAGAACGAGCTGAAGGCGTCGCTGAAACCGGCCCAACGCCGCCTCCAGCGCGACGGCATCCGGATGGTCGCCGACGGACTGTGGACGGTCCCGCCCCAGGGCGAGACGGCGCGGGACTACCTCTGTGACTGCGTCGAGAAGGACGGCGTCTGCATCGGGACGAACATGTCCGACTCCGTGCGCTACCACACGATGGCCAACGCGGGCTACCCGTCGGCGTTCGAACTCGAGGCACCCCACGTCTCCCTGGAGGC
The DNA window shown above is from Haloarcula halobia and carries:
- a CDS encoding MinD/ParA family ATP-binding protein; the protein is MILTVTGGKGGVGKSTVAYNLAATLDGVVVDGDLAMADLPAGRGPNLHDVLAGRAAPLEAVSETGPVAVVPCGRSLAGARAADVTALGDVLATLERTARWVVVDSPAGLQADVGVPLSVADAAVLVTAPDAAALADALRVRALARELDTGLCRVVLNRAGPDPNTTAVADRFGAPVVTVPESDAVESAQRAGQPVCHTAPDSSAADGFRALAAAVQSCRSV
- a CDS encoding transcription initiation factor IIB, whose protein sequence is MSATTRRCPECECAVEQDGHEAVCAECGLVVGEDPIDRGPEWRSFEDDDTERARTGAPLTRSRHDRGLSTEIGRSTRVKGRKRRQLARLRREHNRAQVRSKRERNQVYAFTEIRRIVGSLDLSDAVRDRACVLFESAQEADLLRGRSLEGFAAAAVYATCRTEGLARTVEELCAVARADDAELRAAYDALNRELGLPTGPIDPREYVPRFATELELPTTVRKRAEELVDEARDRGLVGGRNPAGVAAACLYTAAGERDVDLTQAEAADVADVTPVTLRGTYTDLQD